In Cytophagia bacterium CHB2, the DNA window ATGCCCGTAACTTCACAAGTTCCATTCTGGATGACTGTGTGGGACATACTTTTCAAGGTAACAGCAAACTAGTTGCTGGCCGGCACATTCACCGGTTTGGCGCGCTTTGCTTGATTTGCGACCTGCCAGCCCGTGAGAAATGCCATTTGCGCCACACGTTGCAACTTGCGAAAATCGATCTTTTCGATGTCATCGGTGATTTGATGATAATCTTCGTGCTCGCCGGTGGTGAAAAACAACACGGGCACGCCGTGCCGCGCAAAGTTGTAATGATCGCTGCGATAATACACGCGTTTGGGATGATTCGGATCGCCATAACGATAATCGCAAAACAGGCCAACGGCGCGCGCCGAGGCTTCGTTGATGTCTTTCAATTCAGGATTTTGATGGCCGCCCACGACGTAGATGGTTTGCTCTTCGGCCAGGCCGGCGTTTTTGGGATTGCTATCGCCCGGCTGGCGCACCCGCCCGACCATGTCCATATTAAGATTGGCAACCGTGTTGTTCAGGGCCACCACCGGATTTTCGGCATAGTATTCCGAACCGAGCAGCCCTTTCTCTTCGCCCGTAAACCAAACGAACAGCATGCTGCGCTTGGGTTTGCGGCTGCTGGTGGCATAGGCTTCAGCGATTTCCAGCACAGCGGAGCTGCCGGAAGCATCATCATCTGCGCCATTGAAAATTTCGCCGCTGGCGTTCAGCCCCACATGATCGAGATGCGCGCTGTAAACCACAGCCTCGTGTTTCAATTGCGAGTCGCTGCCCTCGAGCAAGCCGAGAATATTGGATGCTTGCACTGGCTTGGTTTTGACGTCAATCGTGAGTGAAAAGGTTTGCCGGTCGAACAGGAAGGAGTTGGGGGTGATCGTCCCGTCGATTTGCGTTTGCAATTGCGACAGGCTTTTGCCGCTGCCGTGCAAGAGTGCGTCCGCCAGCTTAACGTCGGCCAGGATTACGCGGATGCTCTGCCCTTGCTCCTCAGCTTGTTTGTCAGCAAGTTGCATCAAAGGCTGCGCGAGATAGTCGATTACCTGTTTGAATTCGACATAGTACGACGGTCCGCTGTCGTTGGGCGTATTCACGATGATAATCGCCTTTGCGCCGGCCGCTTCTGCCGCGCGCGCTTTTACGTTGATATAGCTATGGCGCGTGGTTTCTGCGCCGGCAAAGCGCGCGGAGGTATCCGGCGTTTGCGGCTCATGCCGCAGCGCCAGCACGATTTTATCTTTCACATCGATGCCGGCAAAATCATCGTATTGAAATTCCGGCGCGGTAATGCCATAGCCCACGAACGCCACCTCGCCGGAGATGGTCTCGCGCCCATCGTGCAAGCTTTGCAGATAGGGAAAAAAATCGTGTTTGAAACGAAAGGAAGCCGTCTGGCTGCCTGCGATGGTTATCATGGTGCTGTCGGTTAACTGGCGGCTGATGAGCCGGTAGTTTTGAAAATACGTTCCGTTTTCGCCGGCGGGCTTGAGCTGCAACCGGCTCAATTCATTTGCCACATATTCTGTCGCGCGCTGTAAACCTTCGGAACCGGTATCGCGGCCCTGCAATTCATCCGAGGCCAGAAAGCTGAGATGCCGGCTCA includes these proteins:
- a CDS encoding M28 family peptidase; this encodes MQRMMSKIAAVFGLMMLLSACATSNKQMAASGGAPSSTTDDLSRHLSFLASDELQGRDTGSEGLQRATEYVANELSRLQLKPAGENGTYFQNYRLISRQLTDSTMITIAGSQTASFRFKHDFFPYLQSLHDGRETISGEVAFVGYGITAPEFQYDDFAGIDVKDKIVLALRHEPQTPDTSARFAGAETTRHSYINVKARAAEAAGAKAIIIVNTPNDSGPSYYVEFKQVIDYLAQPLMQLADKQAEEQGQSIRVILADVKLADALLHGSGKSLSQLQTQIDGTITPNSFLFDRQTFSLTIDVKTKPVQASNILGLLEGSDSQLKHEAVVYSAHLDHVGLNASGEIFNGADDDASGSSAVLEIAEAYATSSRKPKRSMLFVWFTGEEKGLLGSEYYAENPVVALNNTVANLNMDMVGRVRQPGDSNPKNAGLAEEQTIYVVGGHQNPELKDINEASARAVGLFCDYRYGDPNHPKRVYYRSDHYNFARHGVPVLFFTTGEHEDYHQITDDIEKIDFRKLQRVAQMAFLTGWQVANQAKRAKPVNVPASN